The genomic region TTCGGCTATGAGATATCCCGGATTGGAGATGGGGTTGTAGTGGATGGAAGTGGAGTTTCCCTTGAGGAGGGACTCAGGGAGAGGGTGAGGGAGTTTCTCCTGGACTTCTGCGGTGAGCTTTAAAAGGACAGCGAAGTATGGGCTTCGGGTGAGAGAAATGATAGAGACCCAGGAGGAGAGGCCTGCAATACGCGAACCCCTGAGAAAAGTCGGGATAACCAACCTCAGGAGTGTTGCAAAGATAAACTGGAAGGGAAGGGTGTACACATTCCTCCCGGTCTTCGAGGTCACCATAGACCTCCCGGCCGAAAAGAAGGGCATCCACATGAGCCGGCTCGTTGAGAGCATAACGGAAGCGATGAGCGAGGCGGTTGAAGAGGAAGTGAGGGAAGCGCACACTTCTCTTGAGGAGCTCGGCCGGTGCATAATAAAACGGCTTGAGGGGAAGCACCCGCACAAGAGGGCTGAGGTCTGGATAAGGACGCACCTCATAATCCCCCGCGAGACCCCGGCCAGCGGGAGGGTCTCCTACGAGCCCTACGATGTTGAAGTCGGGGTCATAAAGAACGAGGACGGCTCCTTTGAGAAGGTTCTCCGCGTTAAGGTTATAGGCAACACGGTCTGTCCGCACGCAATGGCCAACAACGACGGGAAGACCCACATCCAGCGCGCTGTGGGAGAGCTTGAGGTTAGGGCCCCCTTCGACGAGGAGATACCGCTTGAAGACATGATAGACGTCGTTGAGAGTTCCTTCAGCAGTCCGACCTATACGCTCCTCAAGACACCGGACGAGAACGCCGTCGTTCAAAGGATGTTTGAAAACCCCAAGTTCGTCGAGGACGTTGCAAGGGAGATATTCTCCAAGGCCAAGGAGCGCTTCAGGGGCAGAATCCACGTGCGCGTAATCAGCCAGGAGAGCATCCACAAGCATGATGTAATAGCGGAGACGTGGAGCTAAGCACAGGGATTTATTCCTTTTTTTCAATCCTTCCATGGGTGAGAGAATAGACGTTACGCTCGTAGAAGTGCTTCACAGGATAGGTGAGATAGAACGGTTCCTAAGGGAGCTTATGGAGGTAACTTCAACTGATTGAGGAAGTTGAACCGGAGTACTGGGAGGTTCGGTCAATTACATAGCGCTGAAATGACGAGTTCCTTGAGTGGGACGTGGTGAAGAATGGGCTTTGAGAACAAGACTAATGACGTTCAAAAGCTTAAAGGGCACGGTAACGTCTATAGTCTCCGCGTGGAGGACTATCGGGCTATCTTCGAGTATCACAAATCACAAAAAGGAGAAGAGTAATAAAAATCCTGAAGATTGGAAAAAGAAAGAACGTTTACTGACGTGGTGGAGATGAAGCTCATCCACGACCCGGTTCACGGGGGAATAGAACTTGACGACTTCGCGGTGAGGCTGGTTGATACCCCCGAGTTCCAGCGTCTGCGGAGGATAACCCAGCTCGGCCTGGCCTATCTCGTCTATCCATCAGCCAGACATACACGCTTCGAGCACTCCCTCGGAACTTACCACTTGGCTAGGCTCGTCTCGACTAGAAACCCTGAAATCGATGAGGGTGTTATCTACGCGGCCCTGCTTCACGACCTCGGCCACTACCCATTTTCCCACACCCTTGAGGCCCTATTCCCTAAGCACGAGGAGAACACGCGCTGGCTCATAAAGCGCGGTGAAATCGGCGATATTCTAGGAGAGAGCTTTTCCATCAAGGAGCTTGAGAACCTCCTGAAAAACCCGCTCGTCAGCGGTGACATAGATGCCGACAGGATGGACTACCTCGTGCGCGATGCCTACTACACCGGCGTCGCCTACGGCATAGTTGACCTTGAAAGGCTTGTGAGAAACCTTCGCTGGGATGGGAACAGGCTTATACTCCTTGAGAAGGGTATCATGGCCGGTCAGAACCTTCTCCTTGCGAGGAGCATGATGTATCCCACCGTTTACCAGCACCACACCGCGAGAATCGCCGGAACGATGGTTGTGAAAGCGGTGGAGCTTGAGGGGATATCTCTTGGGGAGATACGCTCTATGGATGAGGTTGATCTCGTTGCGAGGCTGAGAAGGGGCGAGAAACCCGAAGTCATGGAGCTTATTAAAGCCGTTGATGAGAGGAGGCTCTACAAGCGGGTCCTTTTGAGCAGTGAAGACCCCGGAGGGGACGTTATCGAGGAGCTTAAGGCAGAGCTTGAGGGTGAGTTCGGGCACCTCGCCCTTGTTGACTATCCACCAAAGCCCAAGTTCGAGGAGAGGAACGCCTTCGTTCTTGTTGGAGGAGAGGTGAAGAGACTAAGCGACGTTTCTCCACTTGTCAGGGCGCTGGTCAATGTCCGGGAGAGTTACTGGCGCTGGGGAGTTTACGCGGAGCCTTCCATCTTCCGGAAAGCTGAGCGGTTTGTCTCCGAAATCCTTAAGTAGTCCTACGTGCCCCTCCGCCGGCCTGAAGTTCCACCGGGAAAAGCTTTATAACCGGGCCTTTTAAGTTAAGCCGACAAGCTCATCCAAGGATGGTGATGTGTATGGGAAGAAGGGAAGAGATGATTGCGAAGATTAAGGAGCTCATGACCCAGCCTGAGAGAATCAGGAACATGGGTATCGCCGCTCACATTGACCACGGTAAGACGACCCTGAGCGACAACCTTCTGGCTGGAGCTGGAATGATAAGCGAGGAGCTCGCTGGAAAACAGCTCGTCCTTGACTTCGACGAGCAGGAGCAGGCAAGGGGAATCACCATCAACGCGGCCAACGTTTCGATGGTTCACGAGTACGAGGGCAAGGAATACCTCATCAACCTCATCGACACCCCGGGTCACGTCGACTTCGGCGGTGACGTTACAAGGGCCATGCGTGCGATAGACGGTGCGATTATAGTTGTCGACGCCGTCGAGGGCGTCATGCCCCAGACCGAGACCGTCCTCAGGCAGGCCCTTCGCGAGTACGTCAAGCCCGTTCTCTTCATCAACAAGGTTGACCGCCTTATAAAGGAGCTCAAGCTCGGGCCGAACGAGATACTCCAGAGGTTCGCCAAGATAATCACCGACGTCAACAGGCTCATAAAGCGCTACGCCCCTGAGGAGTTCAAGAACCAGTGGATGGTTAGGGTCGAGGACGGAAGCGTCGCTTTCGGCAGTGCATACTACAACTGGGCGCTCAGTGTGCCCTTCATGAAGAAGACCGGCGTCACCTTCAAGGACATTGTCGAGCTTACCAACGCCGGTGATTTAAAGACCCTCAGGAAGAAGGCACCGCTGCACGTCGTGGTTCTCGATATGGTTGTCAGACACCTCCCGAACCCGGTTGAGGCCCAGAAGTACAGGATTCCGCACCTCTGGAGGGGTGACATAAACAGCGAGGTCGGCCAAGCCATGCTTCGCTGTGATCCAAAGGGCAAGATGGTCATGGTCGTCACCAAGATAATCATCGACAAGCACGCCGGTGAGGTAGCAACTGGAAGAGTCTGGAGCGGAACCGTGAAGAGCGGAATGGAGGTCTACCTCATCAACAGCAAGAGAAAAGCCAGAATACAGCAAGTCGGTATCTACATGGGCCCGGAGAGGATAAACATGGAGGCTGTTCCCGCTGGTAACATCGTCGCGGTAACCGGTCTCCGCGATGCGATGGCCGGTGAGACCGTCGCCCAGGAGCCGATAGAGCCCTTTGAGGCCCTCCACTACGTGAGCGAGCCGGTTGTTACCGTGGCAATTGAGGCGAAGAACGTCAAGGATCTCCCGAGGCTCATCGAGGCCCTGAGACAGCTCGCCAAGGAAGACCCAACTCTGCACGTCAAGATCGACGAGGAGACAGGCCAGCACCTCCTCAGCGGTATGGGTGAGCTCCACCTTGAGGTCAAGCTCGTCAAGCTCAAGGAGGACTGGAAGATAGACGTCGACGTTAGCCCACCGATAGTCGTCTACCGCGAGAGCATCAGCAGACCGAGCCCAATCGTCGAGGGGAAGTCCCCGAACAAGCACAACAGGTTCTACATCACCGTCGAGCCAATGCCGGACGAGATATACCAGGCCATCCGCGAGGGAATAATCCCCGAGGGCAGGCCCAAGAACCCGAAGGAGGTCGCTAAAAAGCTCGCCGAACTCGGAATGGACTACGAGATGGCCAAGGGCATCGTTGACGTCTACAACGGCAACATGTTCTTCGACAACACCAAGGGTATCCAGTACCTCAACGAGGTCATGGACCTGCTCGTGGACGGCTTCCACATGGCGATGGACGAGGGACCGCTGGCTAGGGAGCCGGTCATGAAGGTCATCGTCAGGCTTCACGATGCGAAGATCCACGAGGACAACGTCCACCGCGGTCCGGCCCAGATTTACCCCGCGATAAGGACGGCGATCCACTGTGCCATGATGAAGGCCGGTCCGGTCCTCTACGAGCCCTACCAGAAGGTCATCATCAACGTGCCCTACGAGTACATGGGTGCAGTCAGCAGGGAGATCAACCAGAGGCGCGGTCAGCTCATCGATATGAGGCAGGAAGGAGAGGTCATGATAATCATCGCCGAGGCGCCGGTCGCGGAGATGTTCGGGTTCGCCGGAGCGATACGTGGTGCCACCAGCGGAAGGGCCCTCTGGAGCACCGAGCACGCCGGCTTCAAGCGCGTTCCAACCGAGCTCGCCCAGCAGATAATCAGACAGATACGCCAGAGGAAGGGCCTCGACCCGAACCCGCCGACCGAGAAGGACGTCTGCCCGCAGCAGTGAGTTCATTGTTTCGTTGACTGTTTCATTTCTATCGTTTTTCTATTGCTTTTTTAATTAGCTAAAATTTTTAAAAGGAAATACCCCGGAGAATATAAATGGTAATTACTTGGTAGACCTATCCCGCATATCCGAAACTTTATCAATTACAGCTACTACGTTGAGATAGAGTTGCATAGTTGTAATAACAAAAAATCTTAGGGGGAGTGGAGGGATGGATAATATCAGGCAACAAACACTACTTGAGTATGTGCATAGTACAAAAATAAACGATAATGTAACATGGAGACCTAATGACACGAATTTTGTAGATAATATGTCCCTCCCCATTCATAGGTGGTTCCGTTTCCCAGCGGGTTTTTCTGCAGAGTGGGTTAAGAAGGTCATAAAATGGAGGTTAACGCAACAAGGAGATAATGATATTACCGTGTTGGATCCTTTTGCTGGAACAGGGACTACAATCCTTGCTGCAGAAGAACTGGGTATAAGGGCATATGGTATAGAGGCACATCCGTTTATTGGGAAAATTGCTACAATTAAGTTATCTTGGAAGGATGTAAATATTAATAATCTAAATACACTTGCAATGAAAGTGCTGAATGCTGCCAAGTCTAAAAAATGGGAATTAGTGGAGTATCCCTCTCTCATCAGAAGAATGTATCCAACTAATGTGTTGGAAGATTTAAACTCTTTGAGGTTGGCATGGCAGTTTTATAATGATGATTCCCCCGAATCTAAAATCATATGGCTTGCTATCACAGCTATACTTCGTCAAACTTCGAATAAGGGTACTGCCCCATGGCAGTATGTTCTGCCCAATAAAAAGAAGAAAACATACCTTTCCCCATATTTAGCATTTCAGAAACAGATTTCTATAATGATCCAAGACATTGAATACTTCCAAAAAAATGCACGGCCAACAGGAGCATTAATCCAAGATGATATCCGTTACACCCATAAAATTCCTTCCAACAGTGTGGATTTAATTATAACATCTCCTCCTTATGCAAACAATTATGATTATGCAGATGCAGTAAGATTAGAGTTAAGTTTCTGGGGGGAAGTTAATACTTGGAGAGATCTTCACGAAAAAGCGAGAAAGTACTTGATAAGATCTTGCACGCAGCACTTTTCATATGAAAATGTCAAATTGGAGCAGTTATTAAACAACCTAAAACACACGCCAATATATGATGATTTAAAAGACGTTTGTTATAAATTAGCAGAGGAGAGATTAAAACATGGGGGAAAAAAGAAATATCACCTAATGGTTGCAGCATATTTTTATGATTTGTATCTAGCTCTGAAAAACATGAGACGTATGTGCAAACAAGATTGCACTATGGCAATTGTTATTGGGGATTCTGCTCCATATGGAATTTACGTCCCTGTTGAGGAGTGGCTAGGTAGGTTAGCTATTCATGTTGGTTTTAATAAGTACTATTTTGAAAAAATACGGGACAGAAATATAAAATGGAAAACTAGAAAACATAACGTTCCATTAAAAGAGGGAATCCTTTGGGTGAGGTGAAAACAATGGTTACGTCCCCAGGACATAAACTAGGACAAATGATTGGTAACTTTATAGAGGAAATGTTTGGGAAAGATTTAGTCTCTTTTTCTCAGAGGCATGGATTTTATTGCGATAGAAAAGGACCACGACCAAAAGTAAGAGGTAAAAAAAAGAAAGTAACATGGATAGACAATAAGGGAAACCCCCATGACATGGATTTTGTTATTGAGAAGGATGGCTCTTTTGAACGAAGAGGTAAACCTGTGGCATTTATAGAACTAGCTTGGAGAAGATACACAAAACATTCTCGCAATAAAGCTGGTGAGATAGAAGGAGCCCTGCTGCCTCTCAGAGAGACATATAAAGACACCTGTTCATTTGTTGGTGCAATACTTGCTGGGGAATTTACAGATGGAGGAATCAACCAATTAGTTTCCAATGGTATTCACGTTCTGCATGTACCCTTTAGTGTTATTGTCGAATGTTTCAAGAGGAAGGATATAGACTTAAATTATCCCGAAGATGCTCCAGATGAAGTAAAAGAGGAACTTATTAGGCGCTGGGAATCTCTATCTGACAAAGATCTTGAGGATATAGAACAATGCATAAAGGAGAAAATAAAACCCGAATATGACAAATTTATGAATAGCTTAAAACAGTCTTTGTTGAGGCAAGTTGAAAAAGTCATAGTAATTCCTTTATTCGGAAACGAGAAAATCTTTCATAGAGTAGAAGATGCCATTGAATTCGTTAAGGAATATGCTGAAGTTAATTCTGAGGAAAATGAATTTAAAGAATATGAAGTATACGTAAAATTTACCGATGGAGATAAAGTCGAGGGTAGATTTCACAGCAAGGATAGAGTGTTACAGTTCTTAACAAATTTCATTATTGACTAATGAATAGCAAAGTAGAATGTAATTTAGTAGATGCCAATGAACATACTGCTGTTCGGAGCGAAAAATCAATAAAACATGAAAGGAGGCATAGTAAGTTCAAAAACTTTATAGTTAACTTTTTAAACCTGCTTCTCAACTTAGCTCGGAACTCATGAGGCCTCCCCGTAAACGGCGGGTTTCCCGCCCGAGGGGGCCGAGGTTCGAAAGATTTAAAAAGCCGTCCTAGTCAATCGGACTAGACCAAAATTTGGAGGTGTTTGAAAATGGCAAAGGAGAAGCCACACGTTAATATAGTGTTTATCGGCCACGTCGACCACGGCAAGAGCACCACCATCGGAAGACTGCTCTTCGACACAGCGAACATACCGGAGAACATCATCAAGAAGTTCGAGGAGATGGGTGAGAAGGGTAAGTCCTTCAAGTTCGCCTGGGTCATGGACAGGCTCAAGGAGGAGCGCGAGAGGGGTATCACCATCGACGTCGCCCACACCAAGTTCGAGACCCCGCACAGGTACATCACCATCATCGACGCTCCGGGCCACAGGGACTTCGTTAAGAACATGATCACCGGTGCCAGCCAGGCCGACGCCGCCGTTCTCGTAGTTGCGGTCACCGACGGTGTCATGCCCCAGACCAAGGAGCACGCCTTCCTTGCCAGGACCCTCGGTATCAACCACATCATAGTTGCCATCAACAAGATGGACATGGTCAACTACGACCAGAAGGCCTTCGAGAAGGTCAAGGCCCAGGTCGAGAAGCTCCTCAAGATGCTCGGCTACAAGAACTTCCCGGTCATTCCGATAAGCGCTTGGGAGGGTGACAACGTCGTCAAGAGGAGCGACAAGATGCCCTGGTACAAGGGTCCGACCCTCATCGAGGCCCTCGACCAGATACCCGAGCCGCCGAAGCCGATCGACAAGCCGCTCCGCATACCGATACAGGACGTCTACTCCATCAAGGGTGTCGGTACCGTCCCGGTTGGCAGGGTAGAGACCGGTGTGCTCAGGGTTGGCGACGTCGTCATCTTCGAGCCCGCAAGCACGATCTTCCACAAGCCGATTCAGGGTGAGGTTAAGTCCATCGAGATGCACCACGAGCCACTCCAGGAGGCCTACCCGGGTGACAACATCGGATTCAACGTCCGTGGCGTTGGTAAGAACGACATAAAGCGCGGTGACGTTGCCGGACACACTACCAACCCGCCGACCGTTGTCAGGCCGAAGGACACCTTCAAGGCCCAGATCATCGTCCTCAACCACCCGACCGCTATAACCGTCGGCTACACCCCGGTGCTCCACGCCCACACCACCCAGGTCGCGGTCAGGTTCGAGCAGATCCTCGCCAAGCTTGACCCGAGGACCGGTAACATCGTCGAGGAGAACCCGCAGTTCATCAAGACCGGTGACTCAGCAA from Thermococcus sp. harbors:
- the tuf gene encoding translation elongation factor EF-1 subunit alpha, whose protein sequence is MAKEKPHVNIVFIGHVDHGKSTTIGRLLFDTANIPENIIKKFEEMGEKGKSFKFAWVMDRLKEERERGITIDVAHTKFETPHRYITIIDAPGHRDFVKNMITGASQADAAVLVVAVTDGVMPQTKEHAFLARTLGINHIIVAINKMDMVNYDQKAFEKVKAQVEKLLKMLGYKNFPVIPISAWEGDNVVKRSDKMPWYKGPTLIEALDQIPEPPKPIDKPLRIPIQDVYSIKGVGTVPVGRVETGVLRVGDVVIFEPASTIFHKPIQGEVKSIEMHHEPLQEAYPGDNIGFNVRGVGKNDIKRGDVAGHTTNPPTVVRPKDTFKAQIIVLNHPTAITVGYTPVLHAHTTQVAVRFEQILAKLDPRTGNIVEENPQFIKTGDSAIVILRPTKAMVIEPVKEIPQMGRFAIRDMGQTVAAGMVISIQKAE
- a CDS encoding DNA methyltransferase, which encodes MDNIRQQTLLEYVHSTKINDNVTWRPNDTNFVDNMSLPIHRWFRFPAGFSAEWVKKVIKWRLTQQGDNDITVLDPFAGTGTTILAAEELGIRAYGIEAHPFIGKIATIKLSWKDVNINNLNTLAMKVLNAAKSKKWELVEYPSLIRRMYPTNVLEDLNSLRLAWQFYNDDSPESKIIWLAITAILRQTSNKGTAPWQYVLPNKKKKTYLSPYLAFQKQISIMIQDIEYFQKNARPTGALIQDDIRYTHKIPSNSVDLIITSPPYANNYDYADAVRLELSFWGEVNTWRDLHEKARKYLIRSCTQHFSYENVKLEQLLNNLKHTPIYDDLKDVCYKLAEERLKHGGKKKYHLMVAAYFYDLYLALKNMRRMCKQDCTMAIVIGDSAPYGIYVPVEEWLGRLAIHVGFNKYYFEKIRDRNIKWKTRKHNVPLKEGILWVR
- a CDS encoding HD domain-containing protein — its product is MKLIHDPVHGGIELDDFAVRLVDTPEFQRLRRITQLGLAYLVYPSARHTRFEHSLGTYHLARLVSTRNPEIDEGVIYAALLHDLGHYPFSHTLEALFPKHEENTRWLIKRGEIGDILGESFSIKELENLLKNPLVSGDIDADRMDYLVRDAYYTGVAYGIVDLERLVRNLRWDGNRLILLEKGIMAGQNLLLARSMMYPTVYQHHTARIAGTMVVKAVELEGISLGEIRSMDEVDLVARLRRGEKPEVMELIKAVDERRLYKRVLLSSEDPGGDVIEELKAELEGEFGHLALVDYPPKPKFEERNAFVLVGGEVKRLSDVSPLVRALVNVRESYWRWGVYAEPSIFRKAERFVSEILK
- a CDS encoding GTP cyclohydrolase IV; translation: MIETQEERPAIREPLRKVGITNLRSVAKINWKGRVYTFLPVFEVTIDLPAEKKGIHMSRLVESITEAMSEAVEEEVREAHTSLEELGRCIIKRLEGKHPHKRAEVWIRTHLIIPRETPASGRVSYEPYDVEVGVIKNEDGSFEKVLRVKVIGNTVCPHAMANNDGKTHIQRAVGELEVRAPFDEEIPLEDMIDVVESSFSSPTYTLLKTPDENAVVQRMFENPKFVEDVAREIFSKAKERFRGRIHVRVISQESIHKHDVIAETWS
- a CDS encoding elongation factor EF-2 gives rise to the protein MGRREEMIAKIKELMTQPERIRNMGIAAHIDHGKTTLSDNLLAGAGMISEELAGKQLVLDFDEQEQARGITINAANVSMVHEYEGKEYLINLIDTPGHVDFGGDVTRAMRAIDGAIIVVDAVEGVMPQTETVLRQALREYVKPVLFINKVDRLIKELKLGPNEILQRFAKIITDVNRLIKRYAPEEFKNQWMVRVEDGSVAFGSAYYNWALSVPFMKKTGVTFKDIVELTNAGDLKTLRKKAPLHVVVLDMVVRHLPNPVEAQKYRIPHLWRGDINSEVGQAMLRCDPKGKMVMVVTKIIIDKHAGEVATGRVWSGTVKSGMEVYLINSKRKARIQQVGIYMGPERINMEAVPAGNIVAVTGLRDAMAGETVAQEPIEPFEALHYVSEPVVTVAIEAKNVKDLPRLIEALRQLAKEDPTLHVKIDEETGQHLLSGMGELHLEVKLVKLKEDWKIDVDVSPPIVVYRESISRPSPIVEGKSPNKHNRFYITVEPMPDEIYQAIREGIIPEGRPKNPKEVAKKLAELGMDYEMAKGIVDVYNGNMFFDNTKGIQYLNEVMDLLVDGFHMAMDEGPLAREPVMKVIVRLHDAKIHEDNVHRGPAQIYPAIRTAIHCAMMKAGPVLYEPYQKVIINVPYEYMGAVSREINQRRGQLIDMRQEGEVMIIIAEAPVAEMFGFAGAIRGATSGRALWSTEHAGFKRVPTELAQQIIRQIRQRKGLDPNPPTEKDVCPQQ